From Pantoea vagans:
GTCGCGATGATTACGCTGGGTTCGCTGATCTGCTGGCTGGCAACACGGCGTCTTTAACCAGACGGCTGGCGATCATTTCGCCTGCCTGTTATGCTGTATGGACAACCAGTAAGTGGAGTCCATTTTGGCCAGACGTGCTGCCATTCTTCGCCCCGAACCTGACGCGAATACAATTTATCAATATCCTGAACACCTGCGTGAATGGCTGGAAGGTCTGCCGAATCACCCTGGCGTTTATACCTTTCACGGCGAAAGTGAGTCGCTACCGCTCTATATCGGTAAAAGCGTCAATCTGCGTTCGCGGGTGATGTCCCATTTTCGCACCCCTGATGAGGCGAAAATGCTGCGTCAGTCGCGGCGAGTCAGCTGGATCCCTACCGCAGGCGATCTTGGCGCCTTGCTGCTGGAAGCGCAGATGATCAAAACCCAGCAGCCACTGTTTAATAAGCGACTGCGCAAAAACCGGCAGCTCTGTTCGCTGCAGATTACCGATGGCAAACCCAATGTGGTTTACGCAAAAGATCTCGATTTCAGCCAGTCTCCCAACCTGTTTGGTCTCTATCGCAGTCGCTTTGCCGCCCTTGAACGACTGAAGCAGCTTGCGGATGAGTATCAGCTCTGTCATGGCCTGCTGGGTCTGGAGGCGCTGAGTGCGGGACGAGGCTGCTTCCGTTCAGCACTGCGCCGCTGCGCCGGTGCCTGCTGCGGTAAAGAGCCGGTCAGCGATCATCAGGATCGTCTGCTGGAAGCGCTGGAAAATGTCCGGGTCTTTTGCTGGCCGTGGCAGGGTGCCGTAGGTCTGGTGGAGGAAGGCAAAGAGATGACGCAGATCCACGTCATCGACCACTGGTTCTATCTCGGTTCGGTCAGCAGCATGGATGAAGCCAGAAAACTGCAGCGACCCAAAGGCGGTTTTGACCACGACGGCTACAAAATTCTCTGCCGCCCGATTCTGTCGGGTGCCTACCCTATTCTTCCGCTATAAAAAAAACCGCCGATGCTGTCCACTATTTTCAGTGGACAGCGTCGGCGGTCTCAGGCCATTGGCTTAATTAAGGTTATTCAGCCGGTTCTGCTGGCGGTGCCATTTTTCCTTCATGCGGGCCTTTCTCAGTCAGACGCTTTTCAAAGTTCGCGTTGTACTGTTTTTTCTGCTCCGGCGTCAGCACGTTATAGAGCTTGTTCTGCGTTTCCAGCATCTTCAGCGCATGCTCTTTCGCATTGGCGGACATTTTTTCTGCCTGCGCTTCTGCTTTGCTCTGATCAAAGCTGTCAGAGGCAATGATGCTGTGGGCTGCGCGACGCTCATCCAGCGACGGACGCTGCATATCTTTGTGGCTCTCTTTCATGATGTCGCGCATCTGCGTTTTCTGCGCGTCGGTCAGGTTCAGACCTTTAAACATCATCTCCGGGCCGTGACGCATTGGCGGTTTGTGCATCGCTTTTTCGCTGCCTGCTGGCGGTGGAGTCAGGTTATCTGCTGCTGCATGGACGGCGGTGGCTGCACCAAACGCCAGCGAAGAAGCCAGTAAAAGGGAAGTCAGTTTGCGCATAATCGTG
This genomic window contains:
- the cho gene encoding excinuclease Cho — protein: MARRAAILRPEPDANTIYQYPEHLREWLEGLPNHPGVYTFHGESESLPLYIGKSVNLRSRVMSHFRTPDEAKMLRQSRRVSWIPTAGDLGALLLEAQMIKTQQPLFNKRLRKNRQLCSLQITDGKPNVVYAKDLDFSQSPNLFGLYRSRFAALERLKQLADEYQLCHGLLGLEALSAGRGCFRSALRRCAGACCGKEPVSDHQDRLLEALENVRVFCWPWQGAVGLVEEGKEMTQIHVIDHWFYLGSVSSMDEARKLQRPKGGFDHDGYKILCRPILSGAYPILPL
- the spy gene encoding ATP-independent periplasmic protein-refolding chaperone Spy, with amino-acid sequence MRKLTSLLLASSLAFGAATAVHAAADNLTPPPAGSEKAMHKPPMRHGPEMMFKGLNLTDAQKTQMRDIMKESHKDMQRPSLDERRAAHSIIASDSFDQSKAEAQAEKMSANAKEHALKMLETQNKLYNVLTPEQKKQYNANFEKRLTEKGPHEGKMAPPAEPAE